The region aaaaaatgtgtatttggagtttaaaatgaattattATCGTCTAAAAAACGTGATCAGTCACCCCAAATTGTGGGTGctgtaaatattgttacCGGGCCATCCACTGTAGGGATACGAATATTGTAGTGGATCTTCCACGCTGAGTAATCTAAagaattttattaaatatataatttcatgttgtatatattatagattccttttttaaacaaaaataatatctCCAAAATTTTATGctttaataatataataattatagtAACGAACGGCGTTCACAAGATTATTATAACATAGTTGTATATAAGTCAAAATTCTTATGATAAGTATacattgtaaaatattaaatgcCCAAATTGTTGATTATAGcctgtaaaataagatTGGTTTATGagtaaaaaaaaaatattgttgATCCAAACTGATAAACAGGATGGACGCTGAAAAACTTAAAGAATCAAGTAAGTTtagatgtaaaataaatattggaACGTCGTGACATAGttaaatagaataaaatatagctaaaatttaaatattattaaatttgccaccatataatataaaaatggaagatTTTACGATTATGCAAATTAAAACGCTATAGGATCGGCCAGTCGTTCCCACTTATTGTACACTGCTGACGATCAGTATCTTCTGTCAGGTCTTGGCTCAGGTCAAGCGGAGAACGAAGCTGACCACACCGGCGACAGTAATGGGACGAAGTTCCAGcttaacaaatacaaagGGGCATCCAAGGACTTTAACTACGGCAATATCCCTAAAAAAATGTCGAGTTATGAGttaaaaagtaacaaaTACAAGAAGGCTTTAAACGCAACAGGTAAGAAAGCAGATAATAAGTAAACGATTGTCTAAGTAAAAAAAGGTCACAAAAAAGTAGATAAAACAGTTAGAAACagtaatataaaaatgaaacgTAAAAGATCACAGAAAAAATGGGACTTAAGCTTAATAAACGGAGCTAATGAATATTTAGATCCACTCAAAAGGGTTAACAGTATGTACTCGCCGAAGAGTGTATACGAGGAGTTGCAAATGGTCAGAAGAGTGAAGCTGCCTAAAGCACTGCTGAGCCTACACCACGTGCTGCAGGAGTTTGACGATTCGGGAGAAGATCTGTCGCAGCTGGCTCAAGTCTCAAAATACCTGCCATACATATCGGACAACAAACTGGTTAAAATTGAGCCACAACTTCTATACACGAGAAGTAAGTCCAGCGCATCAAGCGTGGATTCAAACGAACACTACTCACCGTCACACAGCATCAACCAGGACTACTACAACACCTTCAACAAAGACGCAAActacacaaataaaatgagaATTGGACTCCTGCTGAGCGGAGGACCAGCACCAGGAGGGCACAACGTAATAGCGGGAGTCTTCGATTACCTGAAATCAAGGAATCCGGAGAGCCAACTCGTGGGATTTATAGGAGGACTGGACGGACTTAAGTATAAGCGCTACCACGTCATCTCTGAGGAGATCATGGACCAATATCGCAACCTGGGAGGATTCAACATGCTCCTTAGCGGAAGAGGAATGATAGGGTCGAAGGTGGAATTTGACATGGTGGTCAAGACAGTGACGGAGCTGGAGTTGGACGGTCTCATCATAGTGGGAGGAGACGGCTCAAACTCAAACGCAGCGAACATAAGCAACTACCTGGCGCACTACTACGCAACAATGACGACGGAAAGCTTCTTTAAGTCGAAGGAAGTGGAGTCGCCTTTGGACACGAACACGCCGAACAGCACAGGAAATGAGTCGAGCAGAAGCAAGTCGCTGATGCAGATGGAAAAAAACGTAAAGAGGTGCGTGGTGGTGGGAGTGCCGAAGACGGTGGACGGAGACATCAGGTCGAAGAACATAGAAATCACGTTCGGGTTCGACACGGCAGCGAGAACGTACTCGGAGCTGATAGGGAACCTGTGCACAGACGCAGTGAGCACGCAGTACAACTACCACTTTGTGCGCATCATGGGAAGGAGCGCGTCCCATCTGGCGCTGGAGTGCGCACTGCAGACGCACCCGAACATGCTGCTGGTGAGCGAGGAGGTGTCGCAGAAGAACATCTCGCTGCAGCAAATCGTGGACGACATCGTAGACCTGATGCAGAAGAGGTACGAGCTAGGAAAGACGTTTGGAGTGATACTGATTCCGGAGGGCCTGATAGAGTTCGTGCCGGACTTCAAGGTGCTGATACAGGAGCTGAACCAAGTAGTGGGACACACAGTGGGCCAGGAGGGCTCAAAAAATCTGTTGTACGAAGAAGGAAAAATCAATTTTGACGTTAACCTGCTGGACAGAAGCAGGAAGACGTGGGAGTTCCTGCCGCCGAACATAcaggagcagctgctgagcgACATTGAGTCGAGCGGCTCAATCATGGTGGCAAAAATCGCAACGGAAAGCTTGTTGAGTATGCTCGTGGTGTCGAGAATCGAGAGCAGAGGCCTGAAGCACCTGCTCGAAATCGACTTCATGACACACTACTTCGGATACGAAGGAAGGTGCGCAATACCCTCGGAGTTCGACTCGTCGTACTGCTACTCGCTAGGGTACACGTCAGCAGTGCTGATAGCGCAGAAGAAAAACGGATACATGGCAGCAATCagagacctgaagaacagcATCGAGGACTGGGTGCCGCTGGGAATACCGTTCACGAACCTGATGACGCTGACGGAGACGATGCACCCGGAGCTGGCAGATCTGGCGGAAATGCTGGCGAAGGATAAGCAAAACGACAGTGCAGCATTGCAGACAGGTCAGAGCAAGAAGGACGCGAAGAGCGAGAAGACGATAAACCTGGACAAGAGAGTAGGATGCTCAATCAAGAAGACGCTCCTGGACCTGGAAAACGACCTATTCAAGGCGTTCGACCAGGTGAGGGAAGTGTGGGCGTACGCAGACCTGTACAGAAACCCGGGACCAATACAGATAGTAAACTCGAGTAACACGCCAGCGTCGTCGAACCTGTCTGAGTACCTTGACAGCTACAAGAACGTGGTGGCGGAGGCAGACGAAGCGAGTAACTATAGCCACACCTTCAGAAACGGGAACAACGGAACAAATGGAACAAACGGAACGAACGGAAGCGAGGGAGAAGAAGTGCAAGAGTCGATAGAGAGGCGGTGCTACACACTACAGACGCCGtcgctgaaggagctgctgggagACCACCCGTTCGAGCAGACGAACCGAAGCCTGAGAGTGAAGGACAAGTCGTTCATGAGCGACCTGGAAAAAACTAGACTGGAAGTAGTGCCGGAGATTCCGATCGTGTGCTACGACCCGAAGGCAAGAATGATCCCGTTCAAAAAGCAGTTTGACTCAGACCAGTACGTGAAAAATCAGATCATGCTGAACTACCCGTACCAGCACAAGACGAACCACTTCAACCAGTACGAGCTGGTGCCGAACAACCAAGTGCACCCGCTGGGGCCAGTCCCGAGAGAAGTGAGGAGCAGCAACGACAGCACGGGAAGCAAGGACACTATGGCAGCGACAGAGCAGGCGAAAGAAGACCAGGAGAAGCAGATGAGAATAGGAATCGTGCCAGTGGGAAAGCACGCGCCAGGAATACTCAACGTGTTCTGGGGAATCTACGAACGCACGAAGAAGCAGGGAGGCACGTGCTTCGCATTCCACGGAGTGCGCGGCCTCATGGAAAAGTCGTACATAGAGctggaggacgaggacTTCGACTGCTTCAAAAACCAGGGAGGTCTGGAGCTGGTGCTGAGAAGCAAGCGCTCGTTCCTGCACAAGCAGGAGAGAATAGAAATGGCACTAAACACGTGCACGAcgctggacctggacgGCCTGGTGATGCTGGGCGACGAGATGAGCATGACGCAGGCGTCGCTGGTGACGGAGTACTTCATGAGCAGGAACAGCAAGACGTGCGTGATCGGAGTGCCGGTGGCAGGAGGGAACTCGCTGGGAGGAAACCTGATCGAGGCGTGCGTGGGCTTCGACACGAACGCGAGGATCTACGCCTCGCTCGTCGGCAACGTGCTCACGGACGCAATCTCGATGCCGAAGTACTGGCACTTCGTTAAGATACTGGGCAGGTACCCGTCAATAGAAGTGCTCGAGTGCGCACTGCAGACGCACCCGAACGTGGTGATCATCGCGGAGGAGTACAGGAACTCGGACAAGACGCTTTTCGACATCGTGGACGAGATCGCGAACGCAGTGGTGAAGAGAAGTAAGCTGGGCAAGAACTTCGGAACGGTGCTGATCCCAGATCACCTGGTGCTGCACCTGCCGAACACGAAGAACATGCTGCAGGACGTGGGCAACGTGATCAACACGGCGCAGCAGAtgaacaagaagaaggaggcgATTGAGCAGCTGCTCAACTACAGCACGTTCCCGAGCAACGGAGGACACAAGGAGGACACGGGCGACGAGTTCGTGAAGATGATCACGCCCTGGAGCCTGGCAGTATTCGCGAGCTTCCCGGACTACATCAGGCGCGAGATCCTGAACCTGGACTTCGGAGAGGTGACGCTCGAGTCGCTGCAGATCGAAGTCATGCTCGCGAAGAtggtgaaggaggagctggcggAGCGCCAGAAGCGCGGCGAGTACGCAGGCAACTACGCAGCAGTCACGCACTACTTCGGATACCAGGGCAGGTGCGCAATGCCGAGCGAGTTCGACTGCTCGCTGGCATTCGCATACGGACACCTGGCGGCAATCTGCGTGGAAAGCAGGCTCTCGGGCTTCTGCTGCTCCATCAGAGCAGTATGCGGCTCAGTGAAGGACTGGAAGCTATTCGCGGCGCCCTTCACGTGCATGATGAGGATCGCCCCCGACTCGTTCAAGATGCTCATGAACCCGAAGTCGGAGGTGCCGATCATCCCCTCGAAGCGCGTTAACCTGCACAGCAAGGCCTTCAAGAACCTGAAGTCGGCCCGGAAGAAGTGGCTCATCGAGGACCTCTTCAACAACCCGGGCCCGATCCAGTTCAACGCCTTCGTGGGCACGCAGAACATCACGCTCATCACGGAGCACTCGCAGTACTACCACATGATCACCTCGGTGGAGCGCTTCACGGAGATCATCAAGAACCTGTGCAAGTTCGGCGTCTCCGAGGAGTACCTGCACCACGCGTTCATACAGCTCTGGGGGCTCATCAAAATCACCCAGGACAAGAACCAGCTCATATCACTCTCGGAGGACTTCAAGCTGCTGTGAAGCGAGTGCGCAAGGGCTGGAGAGCCGAGGACGCGCCAGCAAACTAATGTGCTAAAACTAAATACACGCATAGATATCGCAGGGTGAAGTACACGCTTAGCTATGAGGGAGGGCACGTCTGTGTTGCCGACTAGGCGGCACACGGTACAAATATACCCCTAAATAGGACAGCGTATAAGTGTATTAGGGCCGCGACTAAGTGTTTTCTGTATGATCCAGGGCCGATTCTAGTTAGTTAAGTAGATATGTAGTGCACGGGACGGGTCCTGTGGGCATTAGTAGGTGCCGTAGGAGTTGATTAGAGAGTACATAGGGAACCGAGAGAATACATATAAGTTGATCAGAACGTAGATATGAGAGCTAGAATATGAATACGAGAGCTAGAATGTACATATGAGTTGATTAGAGCATACATAGGAAAACTAAAAATGGAGCGTGTGTGATGGTGTAGGTGAGAGGATTCCACCCTCCAAGCgacaaaaaaattagtaaaatttGATGCGAACAGTAGGTAAATgtttgtaatttaaaatttcggaaataatttaataaaataggtGATTTTCAGAGGAAAACAAAAGGTTTTCAAGTGTGTTTCTGTGACGGCCTGACCAGGAAGGCCGTAGTGTCCATAAATAAGGTTTAAAAGGGGCCGTAGGCGATTTCCCAAACCACAAAGAGTAAAGGAGGCCGAAAATTGGCCGGAACAACATTACACATCGAACATTCGGAAACGTTCCCCAACATAGAGAGGCCGGAGGCACAAGGCAGCAAACAGCACAATTCGCAGCAAGACAGGGTAAACGAAAGAGATGGCGGACCCGCACGTTATCTCGATGCTGTACGAGGTACTGGTGGCGCAGTCTAAGTACGAGTCGAGAGGGATCGACTACAGAACGAGGCTGAAGGCGAACTACTACCAGCTGCTCAGGGAAAACAGGGCGCACAAGGACGCGCCCACTAAGTACCCGAAGCAGTCGACgaacaagctgctgctctcgCTGGCGGACTCGGTGCGAGTGCTGGACCCGACGGAGCTGCAGACGACGGACCTGGAGCTCTGCTACGGAATCAACCAGTACGTCTTCCCCAAAATACCGGACTTCGACAGCCTCGACGCGAACTTCGTGTCAAAGTGGCACAAGTTCTACAACGTCCTGCCGGTGTACCAGAGGGCCTGggagaggaggaagaggcCGAACGAGAAGAAGCACTTCCCCATGTCCAAGAGGAGGAACGTGAAGGACTCGGAGAGCTCCTCCGAGGACGAGGGCCCGGAGCCGAAGGCGACGCACGCGGTGCTGATGACTGAGGAGGACTTTGACAACCCGAAGCTGAGCGCGAGGACTGAGGACCCGTACGAGGAGCCGAGTCCGCAGGCGAGGGACCCGGGGGCGGACTTCCCGAGTCACGCGGAGCGCGACGAGGGCCACGTGAAGCTGCCGATCGTGATGAACAAGGACGTCGAGGTGACCGACGACGCAATCGTGTTTGGGCTCATGGAAGACTACAGGCTCAGCGACTGGGTCTCCACGTCCTCGTTCGACATGTACAAGGAGCTCTACAGGCAGGTCTACTTCTACGACTCGTCGCTGCGCATGGGCCCGATTCAGAGGGAGGACATGGCCTCCTTCCAGAAGGACGAGGACTCGGAACACGAAAGGGAGGCGGGGAGCGCGGCGAACGTGAAGAGTGAGGCTGCGGCACCGCAGCCCGAAAAAATGGAGCCGAGCAGCGTGTACAGGTCCGACGCGGGCGTGCGAgtgttcagcaggtccgACGCGGACGGCAGTCTGGGATACGGGAGTGACGCTGGACTCAAGTTGGCAAATAACACGGGCAGCGGCGTCAGAGTCTCATACAGGGCGCACCCGCAGGACAGAGTGGCCGGAGCGTCGGCTGCCGGAGAAAAGGCGGCACACAGGCACGAAGCCGTTGTTGGGGATAGGGCCGTAAACGGACCGGACTGTGCGAGTAAGGCAGGAAATAAGCAGGACGCCCCCGAGAGATTGACCCAGGGGCAGGACGGTGCCAGTAAGCAAGTCAACAAGCAGGACTTTGTTGCAACTAAGTCGGCAAGCAAGCAAGACGCAACGAATAACTCGAGTAGTAAACAGGACTTTGTTGCAACTAAGTCGGCAAACAAGTCGGCCAACAAGCAGAACGTTGGAGCATCTAAGGCAGGGACTAGTTTAGATTGTGCAAACAAAGAGAGTCAAGGGCAGGACGCTAGTCCAACGAAGGGAGGGAATAAGGCAGAAGTTTTGAGTAAACAGGGTCAAAGACAGGAAGTTGGAACTAAGGCACCGGACAAGCAGGAAGCACGTGAAAACAGCAAAATGGTGTACAGAATGGAAAGTTCACGCAGAGAGTCGAGTAAGGGAGAGACGAGTGATAGGAAGGCAGGAGTGAATAAGTGTGAAAATAAAGCCTTCCAGAAAGTGGAAAGTACACAGCTGCAGAGGTTTGAGGACAGCAGAATGGAGTACATGGAAAACATGGGCTTCCACAGAGAACACGACATGGAGAGCTTTGAAGCAAGCTCGAACACGAACAGCTCGGACGAAGTGAACGACGAGCTTATAGGAACGAGGAACTTCTATAAAAAGGCGAAGCCGCTGACACTGCCAGGTAAATATAAGCAGGATACAGACCATTTTGATCCAGATGCAATCTTTGGAAACTACTACTGCCCACTGAGCTCAGGGTCGGTCGAAAACGCAAAGGAGGACGGGCAGGACGACAGCTGCACGAGCAGGCTGAGAAGGCAggcgaaggagaaggaaaagaagaagacgagcACGACGACGAGCACCACCTTCGTGGACAGCCTGGTGAAGGTGGACACGCTAGGCTCGAACAACTCGAACGAAACGAGCGCGAAGACAGACCTGGCGGAAATGGAAAAGCTGGAGGGAGAAAAGGATGAGACTTCGAAGCTGATGAACGTGAAGAGCTTCACAGTCAACTTCATGGAGGTGGACTCGATATACTCGTGCAACGACCTGGGCAACTTCGAAGTGAGGTGCAGCGCAAAGATCAAGCACCCCTTCGCATCGGGAGTCATGAGGAGGAAGATGGAGGGCACGCTGGGAGTGTACCAGGAGCTGCaggtgctgctgaagaaaCTCTTCTCGCTCAAGAGGAAGATCAGCGGAAACTGCAGCATCTGCTCAGGCTGGAACCTCCTGCACGGGATAGCGCACTCGTTCTGCGAGTACTGCGAGGACAAGCTGGTGAACAGAGACCCTGAGATCCTGCTAAAAATATTCGAGATCAGGCGGTACCTGGTCTCGATACTGTACCCGATCGTGGGCTACAACTTTCAGACGCTAGAGCTCTTTAAGACGGGCGAGCTCGCGCACAACTGGAAGGACCTGATAAGGACGCAGAAGGTCTCGATTCAGTCGCTGACGGAGGTGGGTTCGTCGTTCCCGAAGGCATCGCTCCACGACTCGAGGTGTCTGCCCTCGCCGATAACGCTGCCGCACACGATCTGTGACACGATAAACACGTTCCAGTTCCCGAAGACGAACCAGTTTAGTCACGGACAGGGAGGTGCGTCAAGTCATTCACCTCAGGGCGTGTCACTGAGTCAGGGGCACCCTCAAGTAGCAGGTTTATCAGGCCAATCGAGTCAGGCGTTGTTAGGTTTGTCGGGTCAGTCGAGTCAGGCGTTGCTAGGTTTATCAGGCCAATCGAGTCAGGCGTTGCTGTCGCAAACACTGCTGACTCAGTTGGGGCAGTC is a window of Theileria orientalis strain Shintoku DNA, chromosome 2, complete genome DNA encoding:
- a CDS encoding pyrophosphate--fructose 6-phosphate 1-phosphotransferase subunit alpha, with amino-acid sequence MDAEKLKESRSASRSHLLYTADDQYLLSGLGSGQAENEADHTGDSNGTKFQLNKYKGASKDFNYGNIPKKMSSYELKSNKYKKALNATDPLKRVNSMYSPKSVYEELQMVRRVKLPKALLSLHHVLQEFDDSGEDLSQLAQVSKYLPYISDNKLVKIEPQLLYTRSKSSASSVDSNEHYSPSHSINQDYYNTFNKDANYTNKMRIGLLLSGGPAPGGHNVIAGVFDYLKSRNPESQLVGFIGGLDGLKYKRYHVISEEIMDQYRNLGGFNMLLSGRGMIGSKVEFDMVVKTVTELELDGLIIVGGDGSNSNAANISNYLAHYYATMTTESFFKSKERCVVVGVPKTVDGDIRSKNIEITFGFDTAARTYSELIGNLCTDAVSTQYNYHFVRIMGRSASHLALECALQTHPNMLLVSEEVSQKNISLQQIVDDIVDLMQKRYELGKTFGVILIPEGLIEFVPDFKVLIQELNQVVGHTVGQEGSKNLLYEEGKINFDVNLLDRSRKTWEFLPPNIQEQLLSDIESSGSIMVAKIATESLLSMLVVSRIESRGLKHLLEIDFMTHYFGYEGRCAIPSEFDSSYCYSLGYTSAVLIAQKKNGYMAAIRDLKNSIEDWVPLGIPFTNLMTLTETMHPELADLAEMLAKDKQNDSAALQTGQSKKDAKSEKTINLDKRVGCSIKKTLLDLENDLFKAFDQVREVWAYADLYRNPGPIQIVNSSNTPASSNLSEYLDSYKNVVAEADEASNYSHTFRNGNNGTNGTNGTNGSEGEEVQESIERRCYTLQTPSLKELLGDHPFEQTNRSLRVKDKSFMSDLEKTRLEVVPEIPIVCYDPKARMIPFKKQFDSDQYVKNQIMLNYPYQHKTNHFNQYELVPNNQVHPLGPVPREVRSSNDSTGSKDTMAATEQAKEDQEKQMRIGIVPVGKHAPGILNVFWGIYERTKKQGGTCFAFHGVRGLMEKSYIELEDEDFDCFKNQGGLELVLRSKRSFLHKQERIEMALNTCTTLDLDGLVMLGDEMSMTQASLVTEYFMSRNSKTCVIGVPVAGGNSLGGNLIEACVGFDTNARIYASLVGNVLTDAISMPKYWHFVKILGRYPSIEVLECALQTHPNVVIIAEEYRNSDKTLFDIVDEIANAVVKRSKLGKNFGTVLIPDHLVLHLPNTKNMLQDVGNVINTAQQMNKKKEAIEQLLNYSTFPSNGGHKEDTGDEFVKMITPWSLAVFASFPDYIRREILNLDFGEVTLESLQIEVMLAKMVKEELAERQKRGEYAGNYAAVTHYFGYQGRCAMPSEFDCSLAFAYGHLAAICVESRLSGFCCSIRAVCGSVKDWKLFAAPFTCMMRIAPDSFKMLMNPKSEVPIIPSKRVNLHSKAFKNLKSARKKWLIEDLFNNPGPIQFNAFVGTQNITLITEHSQYYHMITSVERFTEIIKNLCKFGVSEEYLHHAFIQLWGLIKITQDKNQLISLSEDFKLL